AGACTCTGTGCCCATGTGAAGAACTCTCTGGCATGTGTCTATTATGTTTTTGAGGTTCGCCATAAACCTTCAAATAATGAAGATTTCATTGAGGATATAGTTAAGGTGATTAATGGAAGATACAAAGGACTCTCAGGTaaaatgtgtaagaaaaaaagcacgTTATTTTTTATAATCTTAAGCAttatgttggttttttaatcTTAAGTGTTACAGGGACGTTCTCAAGTGATCCTGAAACATGTAGAGGAATCCTGCCTTCACCATACAGTAAACATTCagcattaaaacaaatgaaaattaataagaTCCGTTACCTTTACTAATTACTCTTTTCATTCATTAGTGTTGAAATGTCTTTACTTTTATCTTCTGAAGTATTGAAATATAATGTTGATGTATGTAAAACAATGTTTACATAGATAAGAATAATAGCAATTTTTAAGATTGTGATAACCAGGCTCAAAAAAGGTTAACTAAAGGTTCTTAAATCATACATAGTCATTTAGTATCTTTGTGTCAGGATACTTATCTTTAAcacttctttttcatatttgattATAAGATTCATGTATTATTTACTGCCCAGAATGGGTGTGGTGGGGTGAATTGCGCTTTTGTGATGAAAGCAGAACTGCAAAAGTTGGCCTTTGTGTAGTCCATAAATTATGTAATGCAAATAAAGAGGAGAGCCATTTTACAAAGGCAACAGAACTCGGTTTTCTGGAGCAGCAGACTGtccctgtctctgctgtggaacTCTGTGGCTGTGACGAGCATCTCCCCAAATACAGACTGTGCTAAGATGATCACAAATTACATCGCTTTGTGTGTAATCCATGACTTAGCCCAAACCAACTAATGACAAAAAGCAGATTCATCTGAAACCTCAGGTGAGATGTCATAAATGTCATAGGGAACAGCACTCCTTTACATAAGAATTAATAACCATTGTCCTCCATGAACATTAATAGAATGGTTCCATGATTATGTGGGTCAGCACCCATATCTTCTCTTTAGCCTACAAGTCAAAGCTGATAATTGAAGTTCCCTTCATGGCTACCAATACTGCAGACTGAATAGGCACAAACATTGTTTACtggtttttatttacttttaagttAATAAAgctttcaaagttttttttaaagaattggggtgtgtttggtttttttaaggtgttACCATAAGTCATCTTTCACTTTTGTGCAGGAAttgtttactgtttttctcAGAAGGATTCTGAGCAAGTTACTGTGAGTTTGCAGAAACTGGGAATCAAGGCAGGGACTTACCATGCAAACATGGATGCTAAATATAAGACCAAAGTTCATAAAGGATGGGCAGCGAATCAAATCCAGGTTAAGTAGATCCTCTTCATAGGCTTACCcctttttaaacaaattgtGTTTTGGTACCTTGATGGTTTCTTAATCATATTTCAGGTTGTAGTGGCGACTGTTGCTTTTGGCATGGGAATTGATAAACCTGACGTGAGGTTTGTAATTCATCATTCTATGAGCAAATCCATGGAGAACTACTACCAAGAGAGTGGACGCGCAGGTATTGTAGGAAATAGCTTTTGCAAAGAAGCCATTTACATCCATTAAACCAATAAAATTGTACTTCGATTTTAGCTGTTCGTGCAAAGTGTCTTGCCTTTGAGACCAGTTCCAAAGTGTATAATGCCACTCTGCCTCGGTAAAGAGGCTTTAGAACAAATATGAACTACATGCATGATCTCAGGCCTCTCTACTGCAGTGTAGCAAAGGATAACTTAGTACCTAGCCCTTtaatctgcattttttaaattactttatttttgtctcGTAACATGACATTGACTGATGAAATGTACGAtacagaaaggatttttttttttctttgcatagcAACTGGGATGCACAATTTGCTCAGATTGTCTCTAGATGATGTTTTATCTCTATGAATTTCGGTGCACATGGAAATATGAGTGGGATGGGGTGTCTGGAGCAGGGAATTTCAAGGACTGCTCAATGTAAAGCAGCACTAAATAGCTGTTGTggctaaaaaataaaaggtgatgtggtgttttgttttgatttgggtGTTTTGACCTTGTGCATTGTTACTTTTTCAAAGACAGATTTGAATCTGTGTGGAGGAAAGCTTTTTAAGGATCCTGAGGAGCAATTGGTTGAGATTTTTAACTATGCCTGTATGATAGAAACTGGCCTTAATGATGGCCTGAGAAATACAACAGACATCAAAATTTGTGGGAGTTTGCATCTGCTTATGCTAGAGACAAGGGCCGTATAGGTGCTGAAATAGTTGTTTCACAATGTTAATCAACTTGGGGTGATTAGAGACAgcttttgtgtgtttctttctCATAATTTGATTGAAATTATATTCttcgggggagggggggaagggttAATTAAGCAATTAAGCTGCTTATTTGCCTGAACATACTACTTATATTATGAAaccctcctttttccccttgaCTGCCCATCCAAGTGAAGTAGTTCCTTTCTGTTATATgttaagctttttaaaagtttaggGTTTTTagaccttttctgctctctggaTCTTGTAAACAGCAGGAGGGCACCTGTCAGCACATCACTGTGGGGGGTGGGCAACAGGAAGGAAGAGATCATCTGAGTTCAGCTATAGGAGAGGGCTGGTTTTAAGTGGAATATTTTGTTAAATCATACCTAattctctctttatttttttaccattaATACCTCATAAGGTATTTGAAGCTCACAGTATCTTATAATTAAATAAGAATTAGGCCTCAAGATGTATTTGGCTAGGATTTTCCAAGAGGTGTTAGGGTGAAAAAATAGTGATTTCGCTAACTTTTTGtataacattaatattttgttttagttgTTAAAGAGTAAAAATCTTCACTGTGTAGTATTTTCAGCTTGCTTGATTCTGTAGTTGAAGACTGTTCTAAATCTACTCTATTTCTAGTCTATACCATGCTGTGTTCTATTGCCTAATAAGTTACGCTTGATATTCTGTCACGTCATGTACTCTCTATATAGCAGGTGCTGAAGCCTATGCAGATAAGAGTGGAATTTATACCACAAAACACTATACTTAAAGTAAATCTCTTCTAAAGTTTGAAGCTtaaatttctcatttgttttaatgCGTTGCAGGTAGAGATGACCAAAAAGCTGACTGCATTTTGTATTATGGTTTTGGAGATATATTCAGAATCAGCTCAATGGTAGTGATGGAAAATGTAGGGCAAGAGAAGCTGTATGACATGGTGTCTTACTGCCAGAATATGAATACGTAAGTTAACCATGGTGACTTGGTTGCTTAGTTTTTAAATAGTTAAGTTACTCTTGTTGGGTGTTTTAgagggtatttaaaaaaaaaaaaaagcactgaacaaACAACtccacaaaaccaacaacaacaacaacaaaacaagaaaaacccaCTACACTGTAGAAACACTTCCATTGTAACAGGTTTGAGTTTGGATTTTGTGGTTTGGCCGCTCAGTATGTCTGGTCTTGCACATAACTGAATGTTGGTGTGTTGATTGCCAGCTTCAGGATGAAGTTCTGGAAGCAGTTATGTTGAGATAAAATACCTGTCAACAAACAGTGTTTAGATTTCACATCCCATTCAGAACAAATACTGGAATGCTTTGGTTTTTACTCTAAGGTACCAGTGTTTCACAGCCATACAGGAATCTGCACATGTTTAATGCTTCATCTGCTGCACTGAGCTGTGTTGAATACTTGATAGAAAGCACTTGTATCTGTTGTTGTGGACAACTCGTGCATTCGGTATAGCCTTTGTTGGCCTCAGTTAAGAATTAGTTCATGTTATGATTTTTCATTCTATTGGAATTTGAGATTATACTTCTCTGCTTTAACCAAACTGTTCCTACGGCTGCGTTTAGTATTGCTGAAAGCTACTAGTTACTTCTATTAGTGTAACTGACAGGGAatactgtgtttgttttgtgatttttcctGAGGTAAttcttctgcttgttttgaGATATGAGCTGACCAGGGGACCTCCTTTTTTGCCACTTTTATGATTTATGCCACAGGTGTTTACATTTGTGTTCTATAGTGCCTCTTTGCTCTCCGTTCCTTCAGGTGCCGCCGGGTCCTCATAGCCCATCATTTTGATGAAGTATGGGATTCTGCAAACTGCAACAGAATGTGTGATAACTGTTGTAGAGAGAACTGTAAGTAAATTGTTTTTATAACTAAGGACAGAGAACATGGAGAAGGTTGGCTTAAAGAAGTGTCTGGTTTAGATAAGCTGTGAGCAACTTCTGTAAAGTGTGCTCATAATACTGCCTGTTTCCAAGGTTCAACTTTTGTTATGAACAGCAGTTTTTGGTGGCTTAGTGTTGCCAAATACAGGGTGTTTAGCAGGATACTTCCTGGTTTGGCTTTTTGCCTGAGGCCAAACACTTTGGTGTTGTTCAGGCTCAGCCATTCATGTGTTCCCAAAAGTGAAGCTGCGGCAAGGGTGAGATTGGCTTACttagctgttttaaaaagattcTGGTGTACGTTGGGTGTTGGGTATGAAAACGTTTTTTTGAGGAGTTTCTTGCTCTCTGCATGCATAACTGTTCACAATTAGGCTCTGAGAAAGCACAGTTTCCACATGTCCTTTTACAACTTTCCTGGTAAAATTTCTGAGGATTTCAGTGCTGCATGCTCATGAAGCTCACCTGTGTCAGGACTGTGCATGGCAGTTGTGTGGAACAACTGAGCACACTAATTCAGGATTTTGCCATGTGGTAGCCTGAACAACACAACATCTGTCTAGTGTTTGCTCttcctttggaagaaagttGGGATCATAAGAGGGAAGGTGTGTGGGACAAACAAAGAGGGAGTGTGGGAGATAGGCTGAAACAAGACCTGTCGCATGGTAAAGGAGAATGGTTTCAGCAGAACACGGTTCTGGGACTTAAGCTCTTTTACAGCTCTGCCTACAAACACCCTAGGCAGTGTTGGGCAGCTGGCGTAAACTACACTTTCATCGGTGATCATTGGCTGCTTTAACTGTTATTTTTGGTACCTGTCCAGAAAGCCATAAGTCTCTGAAGATGCAGGAAGTATCTTTTGCTGCATGTACTAAGTGAGAGCTGTGGTTTAGACGTAGGAAGTCTCATACAAAGCTAGAAGGCTTTGAAAAGAGTGCTGAGGAAAAGTTGGTCTTGGGCATCTCTCTTGGACATGGAAAACTGCCTTAAATTTCTTTGAGTAACAGGTGAATTCTTGTAATATgtggaaaatacatttcatacCTCACATCTGTTGCGAAGCATTTGGTGTAGTGATCAGCACTTGAAAAACTTAGGAACAACTCTGTGTTCAAAGCTGTTCTCATAACTAGATTTTATTTCCCTGTACactttttggggggggtgtctgTGTAAAGTAGACCAAGAAATTTAACctcttttgttctttatatAGTTAGTTTTATAatgaaactgttttgaaaatcatGGAAGTAACACTGTCTTGCTATCTTCTAGTTGGAAATGAGGCTTAGTTGAAATTCATACTGGGATCAGAGGTTGAGAAGGGTACAGAGCTTCCTTGTACCCAGGACTTACAGGAGCCATGTGACAAAGTATAGTTGAAATCTACCTTATTTACTGCTGGTATACCCCCAGCATCTTTTGATATATAAGCAAGGTCTGAGGATACCTAGCAGTAGTACTAGTTTTTCAGTACTTGATTCTTAGTGTTGGAGCAAGCAGTTGGGGTAATTCTATGCCATGTTCTGATCATGCAGTAGAAGCACGATCATTATGTACTACATGGATGTGTTGGCGTTTAGAGTAATTAGTCATGATGAAGCTAATTTGTATAATGAAAttgatactttttttctgtctcattttgtCCATATCTTGAGAGAAGCAATGTCTCGCTTATATTCTTCAATTCCTCTTTGGTCTCTATTCTTTCCATAATAAATATTATGGGTGAGAAAAAGGAATCCAGCTACAGAGAATCATAGTAGCTACCTTACAAATTTTATACTTTGTAAATGcttctttgaaataatttgtgtgGTTTGTAacataaaatacatgtaaaagtGTTTGCAGGATTGAAGTTCTAATAATGAAATAGATAAATGTAAGTTTGAGTACAAATATATCCTAATTTGACTGAAAGTTACAGCTTTGGttttttatacatttatatatttatagttaCACATATATGcacttttatatatatgtacaccTAGTGTAGATATGGATACTATCCAAATAACTATAACTTGCTCtttaaatattacttcactTCTGTTTGTAGCATCTGAGAAAATTGATATAACAGGATACTGCAGGGATCTAATCAGGATACTTGAGCAAGCTGAAAACATGAGTGAGAAGCTCACCCCGCTGAAATTAATTGATGCGTGGTCTGGGAAAGGTGCATCAAAATTCAGGGTGGCTGAAGTTACTCCGCCAAAGCACCCTCGAGAGGAACTGGAGAGAATTATTGCGCATTTACTGCTGCAGCAGTATCTGAAGTATGTAAGACaactacttcttttttttttttttttttaagcatctagtagtaatttttctttactcTCATGttaattctgtaaaatattaatggaTACATTCTGTAGTCTCATTTTTAGCCTTTATTTCAGATGCatttaacatatttaaaaaaccctcaaaagATTACTATATTTCTACTTCAAAGTGTTAAAACAAAAGTTGGAGGAACATTTGAAATGCTGCATCTcttgcaattttaaaaagctgaggTCTCTTGTATTCAAGTTGAACCTTTAAATCTGCAGCAGGCTTCATTCTGGAGAAGTCTGCTCTTTATACACTCTCATTTACATTCTGTGGCCAAGGAAAGCAAATGGGGTTGCCCAGGTGACGTCTAAATCAGGATGGGCTGACAAATGCGGGAAGTGGTACTCAGAAGTTTTAAGGAAGGATAGTGAAAATAACAACAGTGCTTCTCTTGTAACCTTGGATGTCTGTGTAGTATGTGGTTTGTCTTTTCATATAGTTTTAAAACTTCCGAGAGTAAGTACTGATCAAATATCTAGTCCatttaattttgtcttaaattttttgttttgcatatgTTTGTACAGCTGACTCTTTACACTTTTAAGAGGGTGGACAGATGACTTTTTACatctcttttcctcattttcctccATGTATTCTGACAGATGTgtattctctgtgtgtgtgtgtgtgtgtgtgtgtgtgtaaaggTCAACAAACTGAACTACGTTAAGTGTTGGCCAGACTCGCTGTACATTCAGTGACTATCCACTTGAATAGTTAAAGCAGAATCAAGCTGCTATTTGGAACCCTTCTGAAGAAGGGTTAATGTGtcccatttttcctttgcatggTCCAGCCTGTCTTTGTCTCCAGCTTTCTCTTGTAACACTGATTTAACTTATACAGGGAGGACTTCAGCTTCACAGCGTTTGCTACAATATCCTACCTGAAGATAGGACCAAAAGCAAGCctgctgaaaaatgaggcacACGTCATCACTATACAAGggataacaaacaaaaaaagtgtttacAAGGTATTTATATCTGTAGTGACTTGTTGTATAGATATCTTTTCCAttatagtttattttaatagtttAGTATCTGctcaatatatttttcacattaacaCAATCAACAGGATGTAAAATGGATCTCATTATCTTCTTTTATGTGGGAACactgaagaagaaggaaaaaaatgttaaattttaataGAGTTGTTTATAACTTACAGGACAAACCATCTCAATCTTCGAATTCGAAAGCAAGCAGAGGAAACATTCAGACTATTTCAAAGACTGTCCAAGATTCAGCGGTGAAGAATTCACAGGAACATAAACGGCCTAACTGTGGTTCTAACTTAAAAGCAAAGAAGCTTAAGCTTCAGGCAGGTGGAGATGACCAACCAGTAGTGCTTGACTGAGTTTCACAGACTACATTTAGGATCTAATCGTGTTTGCTTCTCCACGGACAATGCAGTGTGTAAGTCCAGTTTGTTTTAGTAATGgtattttttgtgcatttttttaataaaaacaacaggGAAACAAGTATCTTTAAAACCCTCAAATCTAGAAAAAGTCTAGTAgtcaagagaaaaatacttcatatCAAAATAACTGGTGCATATATTATGATAGAGCAACAActacaaaatgtaaataattaccATGTTGCCTTTTCAACTCTTTTGGAAGTGTAGTGTACAGTAACATTACCGCAGCATCACgtgggctggaagggacttgcatagatcatctagtccaacctcctgctcagagcaggtccAGCTGGAACAGGGTGCTTGGGGCTGGATCCAGTTAAGTTTTGGCCATTCCCAtggatggagattccacaaccCATCTCAGCACGTGTTCCAGTATTTGACCACCTTCAtgaccaaaaaaagaagaaaggctaTTTCTTAGAGCTAATTATTATCTCCTGTGTGGCAACGTgtctgttgcctcttgtcctatcactgtgttctgagaagagtctggccccattgTGGCTATGCTCTTCCAGTAGGTAGCTGAAGACAACAGCAAGATCACAATTGCTCTGCCTCCCCTCTGACTTTCTTCTTGAATCTGGAAGAAATTCCattctctgcttctcctctctGGGCACCTAGGCAGCTCGATATGTTCAGGCAGGATCAGTGTGTTTCCCTTACTGGGAAGTGCAAATCTTAACACAGCACTCTAGCTGTAGTCTTGCAAGTGCTGAATACCCagaaagagtcatttccccCAAACTGCTGGTTAAGGTTTTGTTAACACAGTCTATTATGCAGTTGTCATCTGTGCTGCAAAGGCACACTGCTGAATCATGTTCAGTTTGTTATCTACCAGGAACCtgggtccttttctgcaaagctgctttctaacCGGTCTGGCCCAGCCTGTGCTGTTGTGTGGTGTTACTCCATCCCAGGCACAGGAGTTTGCTTTTGCCTTTAACTTAAGAGGTACCTGTCAGCCCATGTGTCCTGCCTGCCTAGGTCCCTCTGAGtagcagccctgctctccagTGTATCAACAGCTCTTCCAaccttggtatcatctgcagaCTGGGCAGAACACACACCATCTCTGTATCCACGTTGTTAGTGAAGACCCTAAATTATATTGGCCCCGGTACTGACCTGTGCGCATTGCCGCTAGTTAGTGGCCATCAGTTGGGCTTTGTACCACAGACCCCAGTTCTCTGAGCAGGTGGTCCGTATACCTGTCTACCTACCTTGTTGTACATTTATCCAGTATATATATCTCACTGGTATTTTTAGCTGTAAGGAAATTATAGATCGTGTCAAAAGCcgtgctgaagtcaaggtatACAACATCCATTGCTACCCCCTTATTCACACAGTCAGTTATCTCGGTCAGTCTGGTTGATCGGGTACGCTTTGCTTCTGGTGTATCGAGCTGGCTGTTCCAGATCACCAGGAGTATTTGCTCCTGAAGTTTTCTGGGGGCTGAGGTGAAGCTGACTGGAATGTAACTCCTTAGGCCCTCCTTTTTGCAGATGGGTGAGATACTTGCCTTTTCCCAGTGGTCAGGAACCTCCCCCAGTCTCCAGGTCCTCTCAGAAGTGGTAGTCTTGCACTGACCTCAGCTCGCTTcctcagcactgctcagcacagCCCATCCAGTCCTGTGGATTTGCGTACAGCTGGTTGGCTTAAGTAATCTGTAACTCCATCCTCAGTGGAGGATCCGCTGCTTTACTCTCACAGACTGTTAGTAGGCTCGGGGACCTGGGAGGTGTGAGGGCAAACCTCTTCAGTGAAAACGAGGCAAAAACTGCAAGTACCTCAGTCTTTTCCATGTCCTATGTCACTAGCCCCCTTACCTCCCCGAGCAGTGGCACcatacttccctttcctttccttttgctgccgAGGTACTTAGAGGTTCTTGTTGCCTTTCACATCCTTTGCTAATTCCACCTTCAGCTGAGGTCTTatatttctctctccctgcatGCTTAGGCAATGACTCCACTTGTCTCATGTACCTTCTTCTATTATCTATAGACTACTAGTAGTGTTTGAGCTACCTGAGGAGTTCTCTGTTCACCCACGCTGGCCTTCTGCTACCCTTGCTTGACCTTATGCACATGGGAATAGACTATTTGCATTTTGAGGAGGTTGTGTTTTGGAAATCAAGCAGCTCTTCTTGAGCACCTCTGCTGTCCAGGGCAGTCTCCCTGGGATCCTGACAAGCAGATCCTAGGACAAGCTGAAATCCGCTCTCCTGAGGTCCAGGGCAGTGGTTCTACTATGTCTTCCTCACCTCTCTCTCGAGTTTAAAATTCTGAATCACACAGTCACTGAGTAACATCTGGCATCTGGGTACCTAGTAAGAAACAAATCTGTTGATGTCTCCAAGTCAATGAGGGTCTCTCCCCCACAGGAGGGATGCTGTGGTAACTCTcatattccttttcttcattgtgTGAATGCCTGGCTCAGGTGCAGGTGGCATCAATGCATTCC
The Phalacrocorax aristotelis chromosome 1, bGulAri2.1, whole genome shotgun sequence DNA segment above includes these coding regions:
- the RECQL gene encoding ATP-dependent DNA helicase Q1, whose product is MEAVAVLEEVLVSIENELQAVEMQIQELVDKQQELLQKKMRVKSLIKQSSGDLEAGGSKDTETSAEAWNKKDFPWYDKIKTALQSKFKLQKFRSLQLETVNAAMAGKDIFLVMPTGGGKSLCYQLPAVCSDGFTLVICPLISLMEDQLMVLEQLGVSATLLNASSSKEHVKWVHTEMLNRNSQLKLIYVTPEKIAKSKMFMSKLEKAYQAGCLARIAVDEVHCCSQWGHDFRPDYKSLGILKRQFPNAPLIGLTATATNHVLKDAQKILHVQKCITFTASFNRPNLYYEVRHKPSNNEDFIEDIVKVINGRYKGLSGIVYCFSQKDSEQVTVSLQKLGIKAGTYHANMDAKYKTKVHKGWAANQIQVVVATVAFGMGIDKPDVRFVIHHSMSKSMENYYQESGRAGRDDQKADCILYYGFGDIFRISSMVVMENVGQEKLYDMVSYCQNMNTCRRVLIAHHFDEVWDSANCNRMCDNCCRENSSEKIDITGYCRDLIRILEQAENMSEKLTPLKLIDAWSGKGASKFRVAEVTPPKHPREELERIIAHLLLQQYLKEDFSFTAFATISYLKIGPKASLLKNEAHVITIQGITNKKSVYKDKPSQSSNSKASRGNIQTISKTVQDSAVKNSQEHKRPNCGSNLKAKKLKLQAGGDDQPVVLD